The Dama dama isolate Ldn47 chromosome 3, ASM3311817v1, whole genome shotgun sequence genome has a segment encoding these proteins:
- the IKZF4 gene encoding zinc finger protein Eos isoform X2 encodes MYSDEESSRLLGPDERLLEKDDSVIVEDSLSEPLGYCDGSGPEPHSPGGIRLPNGKLKCDVCGMVCIGPNVLMVHKRSHTGERPFHCNQCGASFTQKGNLLRHIKLHSGEKPFKCPFCNYACRRRDALTGHLRTHSVSSPTVGKPYKCNYCGRSYKQQSTLEEHKERCHNYLQSLSTEAQALAGQSGDEIRDLEMVPDSMLHSSSERPTFIDRLANSLTKRKRSTPQKFVGEKQMRFSLSDLPYDVNAGGYEKDVELAAHHGLEPGFGGPLAFVGAEHLRPLRLPPTNCISELTPVISSVYTQMQPLPSRLELPGSREAGEGPEDLADGGPLLYRARGPLTDPGASPSNGCQDSTDTESNHEDRVGGVVSLPQGPPPQPPPTMVVGRPSPAYAKEDPKPQEGLLRGTPGPSKEVLRVVGESGEPVKAFKCEHCRILFLDHVMFTIHMGCHGFRDPFECNICGYHSQDRYEFSSHIVRGEHKVG; translated from the exons ATGTACAGCGATGAGGAGTCGAGCAGACTGCTAGGGCCGGACGAgcgtctcctggagaaggatgaCAGTGTGATCGTGGAGGACTCCTTGTCGGAGCCGCTGGGCTACTGCGATGGAAGCGGGCCGGAGCCCCACTCCCCCGGTGGCATCCGCCTGCCCAACGGCAAGCTCAAGTGTGACGTCTGCGGCATGGTCTGCATTGGACCCAACGTGCTCATGGTGCACAAGCGCAGCCACACGG GGGAGAGGCCCTTCCACTGCAACCAGTGCGGCGCCTCCTTCACCCAGAAGGGCAACCTGCTACGCCACATCAAGCTGCACTCCGGGGAGAAGCCCTTCAAGTGCCCCTTCTGTAACTACGCCTGCCGCAGGCGCGACGCACTCACCGGCCACCTCCGCACACACTCAG TCTCCTCCCCCACGGTGGGCAAGCCCTACAAGTGCAACTACTGCGGCCGGAGCTACAAACAGCAGAGCACCCTGGAGGAGCACAAGGAGCGGTGTCACAACTACCTGCAGAGTCTCAGCACTGAAGCCCAAGCTCTGGCTGGCCAGTCAG GCGATGAGATACGGGACCTGGAGATGGTGCCAGACTCCATGCTGCACTCGTCCTCTGAGAGGCCAACTTTCATTGACCGTTTGGCCAACAGCCTCACCAAACGCAAGCGTTCCACCCCCCAGAAGTTTGTAG GTGAGAAGCAGATGCGCTTCAGCCTCTCGGACCTGCCCTACGATGTGAACGCGGGCGGCTATGAGAAGGACGTGGAGCTGGCGGCGCACCACGGCCTGGAGCCTGGCTTCGGGGGGCCTCTGGCCTTCGTGGGGGCCGAACATCTGCGTCCCCTCCGCCTGCCGCCCACCAACTGCATCTCAGAACTCACGCCTGTCATCAGCTCTGTCTACACTCAGATGCAGCCCCTCCCTAGTCGACTGGAGCTTCCGGGGTCCCGGGAAGCAGGTGAGGGGCCCGAGGATCTAGCTGACGGAGGTCCCCTCCTCTACCGGGCCCGAGGCCCCCTGACTGACCCCGGGGCCTCCCCCAGCAACGGCTGCCAGGActccacagacacagagagcaACCACGAGGACCGGGTGGGGGGAGTGGTGTCACTGCCTcagggccccccaccccagcctcctcccacCATGGTGGTGGGCCGGCCCAGCCCTGCCTACGCCAAAGAGGACCCCAAGCCACAGGAGGGGTTGCTGCGGGGCACCCCAGGCCCCTCCAAGGAAGTGCTCCGGGTGGTGGGTGAGAGCGGCGAGCCGGTGAAGGCCTTCAAGTGCGAGCACTGCCGCATCCTCTTCCTGGACCACGTCATGTTCACGATTCACATGGGCTGCCACGGCTTCCGAGACCCTTTCGAGTGCAACATCTGTGGCTACCACAGCCAGGACCGGTACGAATTCTCTTCCCACATTGTCCGGGGGGAGCACAAGGTGGGCTAG
- the SUOX gene encoding sulfite oxidase, mitochondrial isoform X1 yields MRRSSPPGESRLDAEASGESASAGGAGGAGAPQPNAWESSPPYTVPNSLRVPLLVWRGRKEKQPVLSASRGGARPAFASRRRAQQLGGGLPPANGQGTSRGARVVLYSAQRHGAGPAPSPIAAGHGEGKTAPQRTLSRVSIMLLLSRAVAPGLRQACRLKSTPARLCIRACCTNDSFQPQRPSFTFSGGNSSTRRWRVVGTLLGLGAVLACHDQQCRASQESPRRYTREEVKSHSSLETGVWVTLGCEVFDITEFVDIHPGGASKLMLAAGGPLEPFWALYAVHNQPHVREMLAEYKIGELSPDDKAPSVLKTSDPYADDPTRHSALKVNTQRPFNAEPPPELLTENYITPNPIFFTRNHLPVPNVDPDTYRLNVAGPPGGQSLCLSLDDLYQFPKHEVTVTLQCAGNRRSEMTQFKEVRGLEWSLGAISTARWAGARLCDVLAQAGHQLCETEAHVCFEGLDSDPTGTPYGASIPLARAMDPEAEVLLAYEMNGQPLPRDHGFPVRVVVPGVVGARHVKWLGRVSVEPEESFSHWQRRDYKGFSPSVDWDTVDFDSAPSIQELPVQSAITQPKEGETIEAGEVTVRGYAWSGGGRAVVRVDVSLDGGLTWQVAELEGEEQRARKAWAWRLWHLQAPLPAGKKELNIVCKAVDDSYNVQPDTVAPIWNLRGVLNNAWHRVHVHVAP; encoded by the exons ATGAGGCGGAGCTCACCACCGGGAGAAAGCCGGCTGGATGCCGAGGCCTCTGGTGAAAGCGCCTcggcgggcggggcgggcggggcgggcgcgCCTCAGCCCAACGCCTGGGAGTCCTCACCACCTTACACTGTTCCGAACAGCCTGAGGGTCCCACTCCTCGTCTGGCGCGGGCGGAAGGAAAAACAGCCCGTCCTATCTGCTAGCCGGGGTGGCGCCCGGCCTGCCTTCGCCTCCAGGAGGCGGGCACAGCAGCTGGGAGGCGGTCTGCCGCCCGCCAATGGCCAGGGGACGAGCCGAGGGGCGAGAGTGGTCCTGTACTCCGCACAACGTCACGGCGCAGGCCCCGCCCCGTCGCCGATAGCCGCTGGGCACGGAGAAGGTAAAACAGCCCCCCAGCGCACGCTGAGCCGG GTCTCCATAATGCTGCTGCTGAGCAGAGCTGTGGCCCCAGGGCTCCGACAGGCCTGCAG ACTCAAGTCAACCCCGGCAAGGCTCTGCATTCGGGCCTGCTGTACAAATGATTCATTTCAGCCCCAGCGCCCCAGCTTCACCTTCTCTGGTGGTAACTCCAGCACCAGGAGATGGAGAGTCGTGGGGACGCTGCTAGGCCTCGGGGCAGTGTTGGCCTGTCATGACCAGCAGTGCAGG GCTTCTCAAGAGTCACCACGCAGATATACCAGGGAGGAAGTGAAATCCCACAGCAGCCTTGAGACTGGGGTCTGGGTGACTTTAGGCTGTGAGGTCTTTGATATCACAGAATTTGTGGACATACATCCAGGGGGGGCGTCAAAGCTGATGCTAGCAGCCGGGGGTCCTTTAGAGCCCTTCTGGGCCCTCTATGCTGTTCACAACCAGCCCCATGTGCGAGAGATGCTAGCTGAGTACAAGATTGGGGAGCTGAGCCCTGATGACAAGGCACCCTCCGTCCTGAAGACCTCTGATCCTTATGCGGACGATCCCACACGTCACTCAGCTCTGAAGGTCAACACCCAGCGCCCCTTTAATGCGGAGCCGCCCCCCGAGCTGCTGACAGAAAACTACATCACACCCAACCCTATCTTCTTCACCCGGAATCATTTGCCTGTACCTAACGTGGACCCAGACACCTATCGCCTGAATGTAGCAGGGCCACCAGGGGGTCAGTCGCTGTGCCTGTCCCTGGATGACTTGTACCAGTTCCCTAAGCACGAGGTCACCGTCACTCTGCAGTGTGCTGGCAACCGGCGCTCCGAAATGACTCAGTTCAAAGAAGTAAGAGGTCTGGAGTGGAGTTTAGGGGCCATTAGCACTGCGCGCTGGGCTGGGGCACGGCTTTGTGATGTGTTAGCCCAGGCTGGTCACCAGCTCTGTGAAACTGAGGCCCATGTCTGCTTTGAGGGCCTGGATTCAGACCCTACAGGGACTCCCTATGGAGCATCCATTCCTCTGGCTCGGGCCATGGACCCTGAAGCTGAGGTCCTGCTGGCATATGAGATGAATGGGCAGCCTCTGCCTCGTGACCACGGCTTTCCTGTGCGAGTGGTGGTTCCCGGTGTGGTGGGTGCCCGCCATGTCAAATGGCTGGGCAGAGTGAGCGTGGAGCCAGAAGAGAGTTTCAGCCACTGGCAGCGGCGGGATTACAAAGGCTTTTCTCCGTCTGTGGACTGGGACACTGTAGACTTTGACTCGGCTCCATCGATCCAAGAACTTCCAGTCCAGTCAGCCATCACACAGCCCAAAGAAGGGGAGACGATAGAGGCAGGGGAGGTGACTGTCAGAGGCTACGCATGGAGTGGAGGAGGAAGAGCTGTGGTCAGGGTGGATGTGTCTCTGGATGGGGGCCTAACCTGGCAAGTGGCTGAGCTGGAAGGAGAGGAGCAGCGTGCCCGAAAGGCCTGGGCCTGGCGGCTATGGCACCTGCAAGCCCCTCTGCCAGCTGGGAAAAAGGAACTGAACATTGTTTGTAAGGCTGTAGATGACAGCTACAATGTGCAGCCAGATACTGTGGCCCCAATCTGGAACCTACGAGGGGTGCTCAACAATGCCTGGCACCGCGTCCATGTCCATGTCGCCCCATGA
- the IKZF4 gene encoding zinc finger protein Eos isoform X1, producing the protein MDIEDCNGRSYMSGSGDSSLEKEFLGAPVGPSVSTPNSQHSSPSRSLSANSIKVEMYSDEESSRLLGPDERLLEKDDSVIVEDSLSEPLGYCDGSGPEPHSPGGIRLPNGKLKCDVCGMVCIGPNVLMVHKRSHTGERPFHCNQCGASFTQKGNLLRHIKLHSGEKPFKCPFCNYACRRRDALTGHLRTHSVSSPTVGKPYKCNYCGRSYKQQSTLEEHKERCHNYLQSLSTEAQALAGQSGDEIRDLEMVPDSMLHSSSERPTFIDRLANSLTKRKRSTPQKFVGEKQMRFSLSDLPYDVNAGGYEKDVELAAHHGLEPGFGGPLAFVGAEHLRPLRLPPTNCISELTPVISSVYTQMQPLPSRLELPGSREAGEGPEDLADGGPLLYRARGPLTDPGASPSNGCQDSTDTESNHEDRVGGVVSLPQGPPPQPPPTMVVGRPSPAYAKEDPKPQEGLLRGTPGPSKEVLRVVGESGEPVKAFKCEHCRILFLDHVMFTIHMGCHGFRDPFECNICGYHSQDRYEFSSHIVRGEHKVG; encoded by the exons ATGGACATAGAAGACTGCAATGGCCGCTCCTATATGTCTG GTAGCGGGGActcatctctggagaaggaattccTCGGGGCCCCAGTGGGGCCCTCAGTGAGCACCCCCAACAGCCAGCACTCCTCTCCCAGCCGCTCACTCAGTG CCAACTCCATCAAGGTGGAGATGTACAGCGATGAGGAGTCGAGCAGACTGCTAGGGCCGGACGAgcgtctcctggagaaggatgaCAGTGTGATCGTGGAGGACTCCTTGTCGGAGCCGCTGGGCTACTGCGATGGAAGCGGGCCGGAGCCCCACTCCCCCGGTGGCATCCGCCTGCCCAACGGCAAGCTCAAGTGTGACGTCTGCGGCATGGTCTGCATTGGACCCAACGTGCTCATGGTGCACAAGCGCAGCCACACGG GGGAGAGGCCCTTCCACTGCAACCAGTGCGGCGCCTCCTTCACCCAGAAGGGCAACCTGCTACGCCACATCAAGCTGCACTCCGGGGAGAAGCCCTTCAAGTGCCCCTTCTGTAACTACGCCTGCCGCAGGCGCGACGCACTCACCGGCCACCTCCGCACACACTCAG TCTCCTCCCCCACGGTGGGCAAGCCCTACAAGTGCAACTACTGCGGCCGGAGCTACAAACAGCAGAGCACCCTGGAGGAGCACAAGGAGCGGTGTCACAACTACCTGCAGAGTCTCAGCACTGAAGCCCAAGCTCTGGCTGGCCAGTCAG GCGATGAGATACGGGACCTGGAGATGGTGCCAGACTCCATGCTGCACTCGTCCTCTGAGAGGCCAACTTTCATTGACCGTTTGGCCAACAGCCTCACCAAACGCAAGCGTTCCACCCCCCAGAAGTTTGTAG GTGAGAAGCAGATGCGCTTCAGCCTCTCGGACCTGCCCTACGATGTGAACGCGGGCGGCTATGAGAAGGACGTGGAGCTGGCGGCGCACCACGGCCTGGAGCCTGGCTTCGGGGGGCCTCTGGCCTTCGTGGGGGCCGAACATCTGCGTCCCCTCCGCCTGCCGCCCACCAACTGCATCTCAGAACTCACGCCTGTCATCAGCTCTGTCTACACTCAGATGCAGCCCCTCCCTAGTCGACTGGAGCTTCCGGGGTCCCGGGAAGCAGGTGAGGGGCCCGAGGATCTAGCTGACGGAGGTCCCCTCCTCTACCGGGCCCGAGGCCCCCTGACTGACCCCGGGGCCTCCCCCAGCAACGGCTGCCAGGActccacagacacagagagcaACCACGAGGACCGGGTGGGGGGAGTGGTGTCACTGCCTcagggccccccaccccagcctcctcccacCATGGTGGTGGGCCGGCCCAGCCCTGCCTACGCCAAAGAGGACCCCAAGCCACAGGAGGGGTTGCTGCGGGGCACCCCAGGCCCCTCCAAGGAAGTGCTCCGGGTGGTGGGTGAGAGCGGCGAGCCGGTGAAGGCCTTCAAGTGCGAGCACTGCCGCATCCTCTTCCTGGACCACGTCATGTTCACGATTCACATGGGCTGCCACGGCTTCCGAGACCCTTTCGAGTGCAACATCTGTGGCTACCACAGCCAGGACCGGTACGAATTCTCTTCCCACATTGTCCGGGGGGAGCACAAGGTGGGCTAG
- the IKZF4 gene encoding zinc finger protein Eos isoform X3, with product MHTPPALARRLQGGGRARTPGSHRPGKDNLERDPSGGCAPDFLPQAQDSNHFIMESLFCESSGDSSLEKEFLGAPVGPSVSTPNSQHSSPSRSLSANSIKVEMYSDEESSRLLGPDERLLEKDDSVIVEDSLSEPLGYCDGSGPEPHSPGGIRLPNGKLKCDVCGMVCIGPNVLMVHKRSHTGERPFHCNQCGASFTQKGNLLRHIKLHSGEKPFKCPFCNYACRRRDALTGHLRTHSVSSPTVGKPYKCNYCGRSYKQQSTLEEHKERCHNYLQSLSTEAQALAGQSGDEIRDLEMVPDSMLHSSSERPTFIDRLANSLTKRKRSTPQKFVGEKQMRFSLSDLPYDVNAGGYEKDVELAAHHGLEPGFGGPLAFVGAEHLRPLRLPPTNCISELTPVISSVYTQMQPLPSRLELPGSREAGEGPEDLADGGPLLYRARGPLTDPGASPSNGCQDSTDTESNHEDRVGGVVSLPQGPPPQPPPTMVVGRPSPAYAKEDPKPQEGLLRGTPGPSKEVLRVVGESGEPVKAFKCEHCRILFLDHVMFTIHMGCHGFRDPFECNICGYHSQDRYEFSSHIVRGEHKVG from the exons ATGCACACACCGCCCGCACTCGCTCGCCGTCTCCAAGGCGGCGGCCGCGCTCGCACCCCGGGGTCTCACCGGCCAGGGAAGGATAAT CTGGAGAGGGATCCCTCAGGAGGGTGTGCTCCGGATTTCTTGCCTCAGGCCCAGGACTCCAACCATTTTATAATGGAATCTTTATTTTGTGAAA GTAGCGGGGActcatctctggagaaggaattccTCGGGGCCCCAGTGGGGCCCTCAGTGAGCACCCCCAACAGCCAGCACTCCTCTCCCAGCCGCTCACTCAGTG CCAACTCCATCAAGGTGGAGATGTACAGCGATGAGGAGTCGAGCAGACTGCTAGGGCCGGACGAgcgtctcctggagaaggatgaCAGTGTGATCGTGGAGGACTCCTTGTCGGAGCCGCTGGGCTACTGCGATGGAAGCGGGCCGGAGCCCCACTCCCCCGGTGGCATCCGCCTGCCCAACGGCAAGCTCAAGTGTGACGTCTGCGGCATGGTCTGCATTGGACCCAACGTGCTCATGGTGCACAAGCGCAGCCACACGG GGGAGAGGCCCTTCCACTGCAACCAGTGCGGCGCCTCCTTCACCCAGAAGGGCAACCTGCTACGCCACATCAAGCTGCACTCCGGGGAGAAGCCCTTCAAGTGCCCCTTCTGTAACTACGCCTGCCGCAGGCGCGACGCACTCACCGGCCACCTCCGCACACACTCAG TCTCCTCCCCCACGGTGGGCAAGCCCTACAAGTGCAACTACTGCGGCCGGAGCTACAAACAGCAGAGCACCCTGGAGGAGCACAAGGAGCGGTGTCACAACTACCTGCAGAGTCTCAGCACTGAAGCCCAAGCTCTGGCTGGCCAGTCAG GCGATGAGATACGGGACCTGGAGATGGTGCCAGACTCCATGCTGCACTCGTCCTCTGAGAGGCCAACTTTCATTGACCGTTTGGCCAACAGCCTCACCAAACGCAAGCGTTCCACCCCCCAGAAGTTTGTAG GTGAGAAGCAGATGCGCTTCAGCCTCTCGGACCTGCCCTACGATGTGAACGCGGGCGGCTATGAGAAGGACGTGGAGCTGGCGGCGCACCACGGCCTGGAGCCTGGCTTCGGGGGGCCTCTGGCCTTCGTGGGGGCCGAACATCTGCGTCCCCTCCGCCTGCCGCCCACCAACTGCATCTCAGAACTCACGCCTGTCATCAGCTCTGTCTACACTCAGATGCAGCCCCTCCCTAGTCGACTGGAGCTTCCGGGGTCCCGGGAAGCAGGTGAGGGGCCCGAGGATCTAGCTGACGGAGGTCCCCTCCTCTACCGGGCCCGAGGCCCCCTGACTGACCCCGGGGCCTCCCCCAGCAACGGCTGCCAGGActccacagacacagagagcaACCACGAGGACCGGGTGGGGGGAGTGGTGTCACTGCCTcagggccccccaccccagcctcctcccacCATGGTGGTGGGCCGGCCCAGCCCTGCCTACGCCAAAGAGGACCCCAAGCCACAGGAGGGGTTGCTGCGGGGCACCCCAGGCCCCTCCAAGGAAGTGCTCCGGGTGGTGGGTGAGAGCGGCGAGCCGGTGAAGGCCTTCAAGTGCGAGCACTGCCGCATCCTCTTCCTGGACCACGTCATGTTCACGATTCACATGGGCTGCCACGGCTTCCGAGACCCTTTCGAGTGCAACATCTGTGGCTACCACAGCCAGGACCGGTACGAATTCTCTTCCCACATTGTCCGGGGGGAGCACAAGGTGGGCTAG
- the SUOX gene encoding sulfite oxidase, mitochondrial isoform X2 translates to MLLLSRAVAPGLRQACRLKSTPARLCIRACCTNDSFQPQRPSFTFSGGNSSTRRWRVVGTLLGLGAVLACHDQQCRASQESPRRYTREEVKSHSSLETGVWVTLGCEVFDITEFVDIHPGGASKLMLAAGGPLEPFWALYAVHNQPHVREMLAEYKIGELSPDDKAPSVLKTSDPYADDPTRHSALKVNTQRPFNAEPPPELLTENYITPNPIFFTRNHLPVPNVDPDTYRLNVAGPPGGQSLCLSLDDLYQFPKHEVTVTLQCAGNRRSEMTQFKEVRGLEWSLGAISTARWAGARLCDVLAQAGHQLCETEAHVCFEGLDSDPTGTPYGASIPLARAMDPEAEVLLAYEMNGQPLPRDHGFPVRVVVPGVVGARHVKWLGRVSVEPEESFSHWQRRDYKGFSPSVDWDTVDFDSAPSIQELPVQSAITQPKEGETIEAGEVTVRGYAWSGGGRAVVRVDVSLDGGLTWQVAELEGEEQRARKAWAWRLWHLQAPLPAGKKELNIVCKAVDDSYNVQPDTVAPIWNLRGVLNNAWHRVHVHVAP, encoded by the exons ATGCTGCTGCTGAGCAGAGCTGTGGCCCCAGGGCTCCGACAGGCCTGCAG ACTCAAGTCAACCCCGGCAAGGCTCTGCATTCGGGCCTGCTGTACAAATGATTCATTTCAGCCCCAGCGCCCCAGCTTCACCTTCTCTGGTGGTAACTCCAGCACCAGGAGATGGAGAGTCGTGGGGACGCTGCTAGGCCTCGGGGCAGTGTTGGCCTGTCATGACCAGCAGTGCAGG GCTTCTCAAGAGTCACCACGCAGATATACCAGGGAGGAAGTGAAATCCCACAGCAGCCTTGAGACTGGGGTCTGGGTGACTTTAGGCTGTGAGGTCTTTGATATCACAGAATTTGTGGACATACATCCAGGGGGGGCGTCAAAGCTGATGCTAGCAGCCGGGGGTCCTTTAGAGCCCTTCTGGGCCCTCTATGCTGTTCACAACCAGCCCCATGTGCGAGAGATGCTAGCTGAGTACAAGATTGGGGAGCTGAGCCCTGATGACAAGGCACCCTCCGTCCTGAAGACCTCTGATCCTTATGCGGACGATCCCACACGTCACTCAGCTCTGAAGGTCAACACCCAGCGCCCCTTTAATGCGGAGCCGCCCCCCGAGCTGCTGACAGAAAACTACATCACACCCAACCCTATCTTCTTCACCCGGAATCATTTGCCTGTACCTAACGTGGACCCAGACACCTATCGCCTGAATGTAGCAGGGCCACCAGGGGGTCAGTCGCTGTGCCTGTCCCTGGATGACTTGTACCAGTTCCCTAAGCACGAGGTCACCGTCACTCTGCAGTGTGCTGGCAACCGGCGCTCCGAAATGACTCAGTTCAAAGAAGTAAGAGGTCTGGAGTGGAGTTTAGGGGCCATTAGCACTGCGCGCTGGGCTGGGGCACGGCTTTGTGATGTGTTAGCCCAGGCTGGTCACCAGCTCTGTGAAACTGAGGCCCATGTCTGCTTTGAGGGCCTGGATTCAGACCCTACAGGGACTCCCTATGGAGCATCCATTCCTCTGGCTCGGGCCATGGACCCTGAAGCTGAGGTCCTGCTGGCATATGAGATGAATGGGCAGCCTCTGCCTCGTGACCACGGCTTTCCTGTGCGAGTGGTGGTTCCCGGTGTGGTGGGTGCCCGCCATGTCAAATGGCTGGGCAGAGTGAGCGTGGAGCCAGAAGAGAGTTTCAGCCACTGGCAGCGGCGGGATTACAAAGGCTTTTCTCCGTCTGTGGACTGGGACACTGTAGACTTTGACTCGGCTCCATCGATCCAAGAACTTCCAGTCCAGTCAGCCATCACACAGCCCAAAGAAGGGGAGACGATAGAGGCAGGGGAGGTGACTGTCAGAGGCTACGCATGGAGTGGAGGAGGAAGAGCTGTGGTCAGGGTGGATGTGTCTCTGGATGGGGGCCTAACCTGGCAAGTGGCTGAGCTGGAAGGAGAGGAGCAGCGTGCCCGAAAGGCCTGGGCCTGGCGGCTATGGCACCTGCAAGCCCCTCTGCCAGCTGGGAAAAAGGAACTGAACATTGTTTGTAAGGCTGTAGATGACAGCTACAATGTGCAGCCAGATACTGTGGCCCCAATCTGGAACCTACGAGGGGTGCTCAACAATGCCTGGCACCGCGTCCATGTCCATGTCGCCCCATGA